The Methylocella silvestris BL2 DNA segment AGCGCCAAAAACCTCGTTGAGCTCTTCGACGTTATGGGCGGGCTCGAAGCTCTCGCCGGCCGTCTTGCCTGTGAAAACATTACTGGGGACGCCTTCGATGAAATCGAGCGGCTGCACCATGAAATGTATGGCTTTTATCTGCGCCGCGATCTGCACAGCTATTTCCAGTGCAACCAGGCCATCCATCAGAAGATCGCCGACGCCGCTCATAACTCCGTGCTCTCGGCCACCTATGCAAGCTTCTCGGATCGCCTAAGGCGGGTCCGGTTTTGCGCCAATCTCAGCCGGAAGCACGACAGATGGGGGGAGGCGATGCGCGAGCACGAGGCCATTCTCGACGCATTGCGCCGCCGCGCCGGCCCTGAACTGAGCGACATCCTCTTTCTGCATTTACGCAACAAGCAAGTCGCAGCCGCTGAACTCGGTCCGGAGCTGGCGCGCGCCGAAGGGGAGGCCAGGATTTAAGCGCTGCAGCGGCCAATCGCCTGATTTGAGTGCGTTTTGTGATGTGTTATTTTATGGTTTGAATTCAAATAAGGGCGCTGATAAGACTCCCGAAAAATACGCGGCGAAGAAATTAGCGGCAAAGGGAGCATCCAGATGGTCGGGGCGACGCGCTCGGGATTCGAAGGACGGCTTCGCGCCGAGATCGCGGGCGACATTCTCTTCGACGCGTTCAGCCGCGGCCGCTACGCGACTGACGCATCGCATTACCAGATGATCCCGCTCGGCGTGGCCGTCCCCAAAACTGTCGAAGCGGCGGTCCGGGCCTTCGCGCTGGCGCGCGAGGAAGGCGTCCCCGTCACAGCGCGCGGCGGCGGCACCTCGCAATGCGGACAGACCATCAATCGCGGCCTGGTGATCGACGGCTCAAAATATCTGCGCCGCATTCTCTCTCTCGACGTTGCCGGCCGCCGCTGCGTGGTCGAGCCGGGCATCGTGCTCGATGACCTGAACCGCCAGCTGAAACCACACGGTCTGTGGTTTCCGGTCGATGTCTCGACAGCCTCGCGAGCGACGATCGGCGGCATGACCGCGAACAATTCCTGCGGCGGCCGCTCGCTGCGGTATGGCACCACGCGGGACAATGTGATCTCGATCGAGGCGGTTCTGGCCGATGGCGCGGCGGCCCATTTCGGCGAGACCGCCACCGATCTTTCCGAACTGCGCGACGCCCATCTCAAACAATTCGCCGAGAAGCTGCTGGCCATCGGGGCGCGCGAGGCGGATGAAGTTGCAGAGCGCTTTCCAAAGGTCCAGCGGCGCGTCGGCGGCTATAATATCGACGCTCTCGATCCAGCGCGCGGCCGTGTCAACTTTGCCCACATTCTCGTCGGCTCGGAAGGCACGCTCGCCTATTCCACCGCGATCGAACTGAAGCTTTCGCCGCTTCTGGGGCGCCGTGCGGTCGGAGTCTGTCATTTCGGCTCCTTCCACGCCGCGATGAACAGCGCCCAGCATATTGTCAAGCTGGAGCCAATCGCCGTCGAGCTCGTCGATGCGACCATGATCTCGCTGGCGAGCGAAATCCCGATGTTCCGGCCGACGCTCGACGCCGTCGTGCGCGGCGAGCCCCAGGCCCTGCTTCTGGTCGAATTCGCCGAAGACGACGCGGAGAATGTCCGGCGTCTGAAACAGCTGGGCGATCTGATGGGTGATCTCGGCTTCGGTTTCGATCGCGAGGGCGCGCATTGGGGCGGCGTCGTCGAGACGCTCGATCCGTCTCTGCAGGCGGACATCACGGATCTGCGCACCTCCGGCCTCAATATCATGATGTCGATGAAGGACGAGGCGAAGCCGATCTCTTTTGTTGAGGATTGCGCCGTTCCGCTGGAGCATCTTGCGGATTACACCGAGAAGCTCACGAGCGTCTTCGAGAAACACGGGACGCGCGGCACCTGGTACGCGCACGCCTCCGAAGGCTGTCTGCATGTGCGTCCGGTGCTCAATCTGAGGCTCGATAAAGACGTCAAGGCGATGCGGGCCATCGCCGAAGAGGCGTTCGCTCTCGTGCGCGCCTATAAGGGATCGCATTCAGGCGAACATGGCGACGGACTGGTGCGCAGCGAGTTCCACGAGCCGATGTTCGGCCAGAGGCTGGTCAAAGCCTTCGAAGAGGTGAAGTCGGTTTTCGACCCGAAGGGAATCCTCAATCCGGGCAAGATCGTGCGATCGCCGCGTTTCGACGACCGCAGTCTGCTGCGCTACGCGCCGGGCTATGAGGTTCGCGACTTTGCCCCACAGCTCAGCTGGGCCGGATATCCCGGCGCCGTCGGCGGCCTGCAAGGCGCTGTCGAGATGTGCAACAACAATGGCGCCTGTCGAAAACTCGAGGGGGGCGCGATGTGCCCGTCCTATCGCGCCACACGTGACGAAAAGCATGTGACGCGCGGACGCGCCAACAGCCTGCGGCTGGCGCTTTCTGGTCAGCTTGGCGCCGACGCCTTCGCCTCCGACGCCATGGCCGAGACGATGAAGCTCTGCGTCTCGTGCAAAGCCTGCAAGCGCGAATGTCCGACGAGCGTCGACATGGCGCGCATGAAGATCGAGGTCATGGCGGCCCGGGCGCAAAAACATGGTTTTTCCCTGCGCGACAGGCTCATCGCCTATATGCCGCGCTATGCGCCCTTCGCAGCTCGCCTCGCGCCTTTGCTCAATCTGCGCAATCGCAGTCCCTTTCTGCGGCGGCTGATGGAAACGATCGTCGGCTTCAGCGCTCGCCGCGATCTGCCGATTTGGCGGCCCGATCGATTTTCAGCGCGCGCGCAGACGCTGGGGCCAGTTGACGGCCGAGAGCTTGTTCTTTGGGTGGACAGTTTCAACGCCGCTTTCGAGCCCGAAAATATCGAGGCGGCGATCACGACTTTGACCGCAGCCGGCTACCGCGTTCATATCGCCGGCCCGATTGACGGATCGGCGCGTCCGCTTTGCTGCGGCAGGACCTTTCTGTCGATTGGAAATGTTGCGGCGGCGCGCGCGGAAATGTCTCGCACGCTGACGGCCTTGCGTCCCTTCCTGGAGCGTGGCCTCGCCGTTGTCGGCCTGGAGCCGAGCTGTCTTTTTTCCTTCAGAGACGAGGCGCTGGCTCTTCTGCCCGGTGAGGACGCGCGGCGCGTCGCGGCCCACGCAATGCTGTTCGAGGAATTCATCGTGTGCGAGGCGAAGGCGGGTCGATTTCCGCCCGTCCTTGGTCCGGTCGGGAAGAAGGCGTTATTACATGGCCATTGTCATCAAAAGGCCTTCGGAGCCATGGGCGCGGTCGAGACCGCGCTGCGCCTCGTCCCCGGTCTTACGGTCGAGACGATCGAGTCAAGCTGCTGTGGCATGGCGGGGGCCTTTGGTTACCAGGCGGAGACGATGGACGTCTCTCTAGCCATGGCGGAGCTGTCTTTGCTGCCGGCGGTCCGCAAGGCTGAACTCGACGCTCTTCTGGTGGCCGACGGAACATCCTGTCGTCATCAGATCAGGGACGGCGCGCCACGCAAGGCCGTGCATGTCGCGCGTCTCTTCGAGGCGAGCCTCAAGGCAGGGCAACGGACCGCAACCAAGGCGAAAGCGGCAGTTCAATGACCGCCGAAATAGAACAAAAAGCCCTTGGCCCTTTCGCTGCGCTGATCGGCGCGCCGGACGGACGCAAGCGGCTGAACACGCCGTCGCTCATCCTAGATCTCGACGTTTTCGACGCGAATGTAGCCAGAATGCAGGCGATCTGCGACGCCAATGGCGTCAATCTGCGTCCGCACGCGAAAAGTCACAAAAGCTCCCGCATCGCGCAGGCGCAACGTGAGGCCGGCGCGATCGGCGTCTGCTGCGCCACTATCAACGAGGCGGAAGCGATGGCCGTGGCGGGCGTCGGCGGACTGCTGATCACCGCGCCTCTTGTCACCGACGTAAAGATTTCGCGCCTCTGCGATCTATGCGCGAGGGCGCCGGACACAATGGCGGTGATCGACAACGCCGATAACGCACTTGCCTTGTCTGCGGCCTTCGCCGGCCGGCCGGCGTTAAACGTTCTCGTCGATCTCGATATCGGCCATCACCGCACCGGCGCCGTTGATCCGGCGGCCGCTTTCAAACTGGCGCGTATGATCGCCGCGACGCCCAATCTCACTTTGCAGGGCGTTCAGGCCTATGGCGGCCATTTTCAGCACATCCCTGACGCCGCGAAGCGCGGCGCGGCGGCGGCGCAGGGGCGCGAGCAGCTCAAAGCTCTCCTCGCCCTGATGCGCGACGCGCAGCTTGAGACCGGGATTGTCACCGGCGCTGGCACGGGCACCCACGGACTCGACGGATCGTCCGGCGTCTTCACGGAAATTCAGGCGGGCTCCTATATTTTCATGGACGCCGAATATGCCACGATCAATTATGAAGGCGGCGATTGGCCCTTCGGCTTCTCCCTGTTCGTGCAGACCAGCGTTCTCAGCGCCAACCTTCCAACGCAGGTCACCACCGACGCCGGCACAAAATCCTTCGCCCTGAACGGGCCGCCGCCACGGATCGTCTCCGCTTCTCTACACGGCGCGGCTTACGGCTTTGCGGGCGACGAACACGGGCGCGTCATGCTGGAGCACGGCATGGGTCGCCCGCAAATCGGCGAACGACTCGAATGCATCGTATCGCATTGCGATCCCACAGTGTGCCTCTACGACTACTTTGTCTGTGTGCGCGGGCAAAAGGTCGTCGATGTCTGGAAAATCGACGCGCGCGGGCGGGCATAGAGAACGGCGACGGTCCGACGACGAGCGCGCATGTCACGCATACCCTCGGCAGCGCAGACCACGTGCACTTGTCTGGGTCGCCAGACTTGCTGGACCCGCTTAGCATTCACCATCATCGACTCTCCGCCCTTCCAACGACGCTGCGCATCCCCGGAACCTCGGCCGGCGCCGCCCGAGTGGCGCAATAGGCGGCGACGCCCTTCATCCGGGCGAATGCGGCGACCTTGTCGCGGAGTTCCGATCGGCCTTTCGCCGCGGCGGCGCGGCACAGCACATGCGTTTGCGACCTCAAGCGCCAAACTTCGGGGAGCAACCACGTTTCAGGGAAAAGACGAAGTCTACTT contains these protein-coding regions:
- a CDS encoding GntR family transcriptional regulator — translated: MDGDGGRALAPPASDARRPEDGADASASGRPAHAVSLHGEILVRLRDYIVEGNLVGGARIPERQLCEMFGISRTPLREALKVLASEGLVDLLPNRGARVRELSAKNLVELFDVMGGLEALAGRLACENITGDAFDEIERLHHEMYGFYLRRDLHSYFQCNQAIHQKIADAAHNSVLSATYASFSDRLRRVRFCANLSRKHDRWGEAMREHEAILDALRRRAGPELSDILFLHLRNKQVAAAELGPELARAEGEARI
- a CDS encoding FAD-binding and (Fe-S)-binding domain-containing protein, with protein sequence MVGATRSGFEGRLRAEIAGDILFDAFSRGRYATDASHYQMIPLGVAVPKTVEAAVRAFALAREEGVPVTARGGGTSQCGQTINRGLVIDGSKYLRRILSLDVAGRRCVVEPGIVLDDLNRQLKPHGLWFPVDVSTASRATIGGMTANNSCGGRSLRYGTTRDNVISIEAVLADGAAAHFGETATDLSELRDAHLKQFAEKLLAIGAREADEVAERFPKVQRRVGGYNIDALDPARGRVNFAHILVGSEGTLAYSTAIELKLSPLLGRRAVGVCHFGSFHAAMNSAQHIVKLEPIAVELVDATMISLASEIPMFRPTLDAVVRGEPQALLLVEFAEDDAENVRRLKQLGDLMGDLGFGFDREGAHWGGVVETLDPSLQADITDLRTSGLNIMMSMKDEAKPISFVEDCAVPLEHLADYTEKLTSVFEKHGTRGTWYAHASEGCLHVRPVLNLRLDKDVKAMRAIAEEAFALVRAYKGSHSGEHGDGLVRSEFHEPMFGQRLVKAFEEVKSVFDPKGILNPGKIVRSPRFDDRSLLRYAPGYEVRDFAPQLSWAGYPGAVGGLQGAVEMCNNNGACRKLEGGAMCPSYRATRDEKHVTRGRANSLRLALSGQLGADAFASDAMAETMKLCVSCKACKRECPTSVDMARMKIEVMAARAQKHGFSLRDRLIAYMPRYAPFAARLAPLLNLRNRSPFLRRLMETIVGFSARRDLPIWRPDRFSARAQTLGPVDGRELVLWVDSFNAAFEPENIEAAITTLTAAGYRVHIAGPIDGSARPLCCGRTFLSIGNVAAARAEMSRTLTALRPFLERGLAVVGLEPSCLFSFRDEALALLPGEDARRVAAHAMLFEEFIVCEAKAGRFPPVLGPVGKKALLHGHCHQKAFGAMGAVETALRLVPGLTVETIESSCCGMAGAFGYQAETMDVSLAMAELSLLPAVRKAELDALLVADGTSCRHQIRDGAPRKAVHVARLFEASLKAGQRTATKAKAAVQ
- a CDS encoding DSD1 family PLP-dependent enzyme; its protein translation is MTAEIEQKALGPFAALIGAPDGRKRLNTPSLILDLDVFDANVARMQAICDANGVNLRPHAKSHKSSRIAQAQREAGAIGVCCATINEAEAMAVAGVGGLLITAPLVTDVKISRLCDLCARAPDTMAVIDNADNALALSAAFAGRPALNVLVDLDIGHHRTGAVDPAAAFKLARMIAATPNLTLQGVQAYGGHFQHIPDAAKRGAAAAQGREQLKALLALMRDAQLETGIVTGAGTGTHGLDGSSGVFTEIQAGSYIFMDAEYATINYEGGDWPFGFSLFVQTSVLSANLPTQVTTDAGTKSFALNGPPPRIVSASLHGAAYGFAGDEHGRVMLEHGMGRPQIGERLECIVSHCDPTVCLYDYFVCVRGQKVVDVWKIDARGRA